AAAAAGGTTCGTCTCTCCACTAAAGTAATGCCAGCTCTCATCGGTGGTCTGACCATCCGTATTGGTGATACCGTCATTGATAGTAGCGTCAAACACCAGCTTGAACGATTGCGCGGAAAGTTTAAGCAAGCTGTGCTGAATTAACTGCTCTCTCTGCTCCTTATGTTTGTCTTTTCCTCAGCCGCATCATCGGTCAGAGTTGCTACGCTCCTACAGCTATCGCACGCAATTGGCTGTTCTTTCTTAGTATTGGAACTGCAGCGTCAAAATGTTGGCTGAGCCTAATTGGCTGGTGAATGGAATAAAGGCGTAGTCAAAGACGATACTTGCCCACTTAATGCCCACACCCGCTGAGAAGTTGCGGGCTGCATTTCCAAGCATTGCACCGATGCGAAGCCAGAGCAGCTCTCGGAACATATACTCTGCTCCTACGCTCAGATGTGCTGCATCTGAAAAGACGCTCACGGCGTTGGCTTCCAGTATCAAGGAACTTTCCACAGTGGGCAGCATCAGTTGGTAGGCAGCGCCAATGCGTAGCAGCGCTGGCAGTCTTGTGCTTTCACTTGCCAGTGCATTCATTGCTCCCACATTTTGCAGCGATGCTCCTAAAGTTAGTCCCTGAAGCGGGCGGAACAGACCTGATATATCGACTGCAAAGCCCGTTGCATCATCAATAAAGATGCGCTCAAAGAGAAACTTGCCCGTTAGAGCTATGGCGAGCTTATCTGTTAGGTTTTGGCTGTAGGCGACACTGGCAGCGAGATTTTGTGCCGCAAATGTGCCTTCGGGCGTTGGCGTAGGACGCAAGCGAATCGGAATGTTACTTACCGTGAGCCAAAAGAGCGAAACGCCCAGCGCACTTTGACCGAAGTTGAACTTGGTTGCGACGTAACTTGCATAGGTATCCAAGAGCCAGAAACTTTGCGAGAAAAGGATACCAGATTTTTCGCTTGCAGAAAGTAGTGCAGAATTGTAGTAATTCGCTGCTGCGCTTTGTGCAGAGGCGACACCTGTGTTGGCTAAGGCTTGTTCTCGCGCAGTTACGCCTACTTGCAGGAAGGAGAGCCCCGTTTGGCTGAACAGCGACAGTGGATAGCAGAGCAGAAGAATAGCAAGAAAAAATTGACGCATAGCGCTAAAAGTAGGAAGGGACTTACTTCTGTGTAAGCCCAGCAAAAGCCCCTTATGTCGCTTAGTTTTTATCTTTGCTGGCCTCTAGTAAGATGCGCTTTTCTTCGCTAGTGAGCGACTCATAGCCACTGCGTGAAATCTTGTCTAAAATCTCATCAATGCGGTCTTGCGTGATGTGACGAGAAGAGGAGCGATACGACTGTGAGCGCGACCCACTGGCTGAAATTTTTTCAAACCACGACTGGAACGGGAACTCTCGCTGCATTACCTTTATGTAGATGTATCCAATCGCCATTCCGCCCAAGTGGGCAAAGTGCGCAATACCGCTGGAAGATTGGTCGAAGCTCGCAATAAACTCTAAGACAGCATAGAGTGCGACCAGATACTTCGCCTTGATAGGAAGGAGAAAATAAATGTAGATGTATCGGTCAGGAAACATCATTCCGAAAGCCAATAGCACGCCATAGACGGCACCTGACGCCCCTACAGTCGGATACACGCCGCTTGTTAGCAGCAGATTGATAATTCCTGCACCAATGCCACAGGTAAAGTAGTAGATTGTAAATTGCTGCGTGCCCCAATAGTTTTCAATCTCTGCCCCAAACATCCATAGCGCGAACATATTGAAGAGAATGTGCCAAACGCCGCCGTGCATAAACATATAGGTTACAAGCTGCCAAATCTCAAAGCGGTTCGAGTCCAACGTCCAGAGCGCGCCAAACTCCAACAGAGGCACCCGCATCGGTGTAAAAAACTGGAAGAAAAAGACGACTACATTGACGATGATGATTAACTTAATCGCAGGCGGCATCACGGAGAATCCACCTGGGCGATACTCATCGTAATACCTCATACTGTCTCCTTCCTTGTTTAGTCTCAGTAAGCGAAACAGATGTTTGTGGCAAAAGATTCGCTCAAACTTAATACGTGTTCAGATTGCAAGCA
This genomic interval from Chloroherpetonaceae bacterium contains the following:
- a CDS encoding PorV/PorQ family protein, with protein sequence MRQFFLAILLLCYPLSLFSQTGLSFLQVGVTAREQALANTGVASAQSAAANYYNSALLSASEKSGILFSQSFWLLDTYASYVATKFNFGQSALGVSLFWLTVSNIPIRLRPTPTPEGTFAAQNLAASVAYSQNLTDKLAIALTGKFLFERIFIDDATGFAVDISGLFRPLQGLTLGASLQNVGAMNALASESTRLPALLRIGAAYQLMLPTVESSLILEANAVSVFSDAAHLSVGAEYMFRELLWLRIGAMLGNAARNFSAGVGIKWASIVFDYAFIPFTSQLGSANILTLQFQY
- a CDS encoding rhomboid family intramembrane serine protease, coding for MRYYDEYRPGGFSVMPPAIKLIIIVNVVVFFFQFFTPMRVPLLEFGALWTLDSNRFEIWQLVTYMFMHGGVWHILFNMFALWMFGAEIENYWGTQQFTIYYFTCGIGAGIINLLLTSGVYPTVGASGAVYGVLLAFGMMFPDRYIYIYFLLPIKAKYLVALYAVLEFIASFDQSSSGIAHFAHLGGMAIGYIYIKVMQREFPFQSWFEKISASGSRSQSYRSSSRHITQDRIDEILDKISRSGYESLTSEEKRILLEASKDKN